Proteins from one Planctomyces sp. SH-PL62 genomic window:
- a CDS encoding winged helix-turn-helix domain-containing protein yields MTGPDPKPDEPSGRFAYEGLERIFHEKARLGIMTSLVTHPQGLVFADLKGLCQLTDGNLSRHLQILHEAGFVEIWKGFHKKRPQTLCRVTDEGRQRFLEYINVLETVVQDALKASSGSAPNPNLAEGWSPI; encoded by the coding sequence ATGACTGGGCCTGATCCCAAGCCCGACGAGCCTTCCGGCCGCTTCGCCTATGAGGGGCTGGAGCGGATCTTCCACGAGAAGGCCCGCCTGGGAATCATGACCTCGCTGGTGACCCATCCGCAGGGCCTGGTGTTCGCCGACCTGAAGGGGCTCTGCCAGCTCACCGACGGCAACCTCAGCCGGCACCTCCAGATCCTCCACGAAGCGGGGTTCGTCGAAATCTGGAAGGGCTTTCACAAGAAACGTCCCCAGACCCTCTGCCGGGTCACGGACGAGGGCCGCCAGCGTTTCCTGGAATACATCAACGTCCTGGAGACCGTCGTTCAGGACGCCCTCAAGGCCTCCAGCGGCTCCGCCCCGAATCCCAACCTGGCCGAGGGTTGGTCGCCGATTTAA